A genomic region of Cryptosporangium phraense contains the following coding sequences:
- a CDS encoding methyl-accepting chemotaxis protein, which yields MGLFGRKVAPQTTFVIPRDVEALERVVVALGGGVESLADASAKIVTELVKTLDLAYGAWWTREPSGAYSLTAEAGTLGPTLRAAIGNAETIPPDAGLIGVAVNGRRPVMTSEMQHAGDNCLRWGAAQRAGMEHAAAVPLLQDGVVVAVLEFYGSHSLPAFGGEKWAAITRIAVIARNQAVANAALQETLEDREAVTTVVARVGDAHDQDSALRVALDTVRSAFGWAYGSFWQHDPIENVLRFKVESGSAGDEFRKVTLEATFAEGVGLSGRTWKSRDLFFVRDIGEMTDCVRAPAAQRAGVKSGVCFPILDGDTFIGTMDFFTTREIELSDSRAAALRNVQLLVSQRMSVLRRAERDAEKAQALLGSISELRRASMDASSVGEQAMRGATAMTTEVEALGNASAAIGDVIRIISGIAEQTNLLALNATIEAARAGEVGRGFAVVANEVKELARETAEATQKVSDQITGIQASSQQVASGIHATSQTIGELDTVQARINEVLEEQARMAEAFEHA from the coding sequence ATGGGCTTGTTCGGCAGGAAAGTGGCGCCCCAGACGACGTTCGTGATCCCGCGCGACGTGGAGGCTCTGGAACGCGTCGTCGTCGCGCTGGGTGGCGGCGTCGAGAGCCTGGCCGACGCGAGCGCGAAGATCGTCACCGAGCTGGTGAAGACCCTCGACCTCGCCTACGGCGCCTGGTGGACGCGAGAACCGTCGGGCGCGTACTCCCTCACCGCCGAGGCCGGGACGCTCGGCCCGACGCTGCGGGCCGCGATCGGCAACGCCGAGACCATCCCGCCGGACGCCGGCCTGATCGGCGTCGCGGTGAACGGCCGGCGCCCGGTCATGACCAGCGAGATGCAGCATGCGGGCGACAACTGCCTGCGCTGGGGCGCGGCCCAGCGGGCCGGCATGGAGCACGCGGCCGCGGTGCCGCTGCTGCAGGACGGCGTGGTCGTCGCGGTCCTGGAGTTCTACGGCTCGCACTCGCTGCCCGCGTTCGGCGGCGAGAAGTGGGCGGCGATCACCCGGATCGCGGTCATCGCCCGGAACCAGGCGGTCGCCAACGCGGCCCTCCAGGAGACGCTGGAGGACCGGGAGGCGGTCACCACGGTCGTGGCCCGGGTCGGTGACGCCCACGACCAGGACAGCGCGCTCCGGGTCGCGCTGGACACGGTCCGCTCCGCGTTCGGCTGGGCCTACGGGTCGTTCTGGCAGCACGACCCGATCGAGAACGTGCTCCGGTTCAAGGTCGAGTCGGGGTCGGCGGGCGACGAGTTCCGGAAGGTCACGCTCGAGGCCACGTTCGCCGAGGGCGTGGGTCTGTCCGGGCGGACCTGGAAGTCGCGGGACCTGTTCTTCGTCCGGGACATCGGCGAGATGACCGACTGCGTGCGCGCGCCGGCGGCCCAGCGTGCCGGGGTGAAGTCCGGCGTCTGTTTCCCGATCCTGGACGGCGACACGTTCATCGGGACGATGGACTTCTTCACGACGCGGGAGATCGAGCTGTCCGACTCCCGGGCGGCCGCGCTGCGCAACGTCCAGCTGCTGGTGTCGCAGCGGATGTCGGTGCTGCGCCGGGCCGAGCGGGACGCCGAGAAGGCCCAGGCCCTGCTGGGCAGCATCTCCGAGCTGCGCCGGGCGTCGATGGACGCCAGCTCGGTCGGCGAGCAGGCGATGCGCGGCGCCACCGCGATGACGACCGAGGTCGAGGCGCTGGGCAATGCGTCCGCGGCGATCGGCGACGTGATCCGGATCATCAGCGGGATCGCCGAGCAGACGAATCTGCTGGCGCTGAACGCGACGATCGAGGCGGCCCGGGCCGGTGAGGTGGGGCGGGGGTTCGCGGTCGTCGCGAACGAGGTGAAGGAGCTGGCGCGGGAGACCGCGGAGGCTACGCAGAAGGTGTCGGACCAGATCACCGGGATTCAGGCGAGCAGCCAGCAGGTGGCGTCGGGTATTCACGCGACCAGCCAGACCATCGGGGAGCTGGACACGGTGCAGGCTCGGATCAACGAGGTGCTGGAGGAGCAGGCGAGGATGGCCGAGGCCTTCGAACACGCGTAG
- a CDS encoding FAD-dependent monooxygenase: MTDVLVIGAGPTGLTLAIDLARRGVGVRIVDTAAGPSNASRGKGLQPRTLEVFDDLGVIGPILDIARPYPPMRAYVGSEVVWEGALGESRPASPDVPYPSIRMLPQSITEAILRDRLASFGVAVEYGTTVGHVTADATATLADGSVIEADYLVGADGGRSTVRRALEIPFLGETFETERMALADVRFAPGLLDREHWHIWGDLATQELALGLCPLPGTDVFQLTAPLAPGEEPSDLQNLVLGRSGRTDLVIQETTWESLYRVNIRLASSYRVGRSFLAGDAAHAHSPAGGQGLNTGVQDAYNLGWKLASGSAALLDSYQAERQPIAAAVLGLSTLLLRGDSAAPQRGQDTDQLDLHYRDSALSQDRRRVRSGLQAGDRAPDAVLPDGTLFDRFRGPSPTVLVYQARYADAIELDADAARTYGVGGGGFVVVRPDGYVGLLADADQGDAVAVYRTTLL, from the coding sequence ATGACCGACGTACTCGTGATCGGCGCCGGACCGACCGGCCTGACCCTGGCGATCGACCTGGCCCGCCGCGGGGTGGGTGTGCGGATCGTCGACACGGCCGCGGGCCCGTCGAACGCCTCCCGGGGCAAGGGGCTCCAGCCCCGCACGCTGGAGGTCTTCGACGACCTGGGGGTCATCGGGCCGATCCTGGACATCGCCCGCCCGTACCCGCCGATGCGTGCGTACGTGGGCTCCGAGGTCGTCTGGGAGGGCGCCCTCGGCGAATCGCGGCCGGCGTCGCCGGACGTGCCCTACCCGAGCATCCGGATGCTGCCCCAGTCGATCACCGAGGCGATCCTCCGCGACCGGCTGGCCTCGTTCGGGGTGGCCGTCGAGTACGGGACAACGGTCGGCCACGTCACCGCGGACGCCACCGCGACCCTGGCCGACGGGTCGGTGATCGAGGCGGACTACCTGGTCGGCGCGGACGGCGGGCGCAGCACGGTCCGGCGCGCGCTGGAGATCCCGTTCCTCGGCGAGACGTTCGAGACCGAGCGGATGGCGCTGGCCGACGTCCGGTTCGCGCCCGGGCTGCTCGACCGCGAGCACTGGCACATCTGGGGCGACCTGGCCACCCAGGAGCTCGCGCTCGGCCTGTGCCCGCTGCCGGGTACCGACGTCTTCCAGCTCACCGCGCCGCTGGCGCCCGGGGAGGAGCCGTCGGACCTGCAGAACCTCGTTCTCGGTCGGAGTGGGCGGACCGACCTGGTGATCCAGGAGACGACCTGGGAGTCGCTCTACCGGGTGAACATCCGGCTGGCGTCGTCGTACCGGGTGGGCCGGTCGTTCCTGGCCGGCGACGCCGCCCACGCGCACTCGCCGGCCGGCGGCCAGGGCCTGAACACCGGCGTGCAGGACGCCTACAACCTGGGGTGGAAGCTCGCGAGCGGCTCGGCCGCCCTCCTCGACAGCTACCAGGCCGAACGTCAGCCGATCGCGGCCGCGGTGCTCGGCCTCTCCACGCTGCTGCTCCGCGGTGATTCCGCGGCCCCGCAGCGCGGCCAGGACACCGATCAGCTGGACCTGCACTACCGCGACAGCGCGCTGTCGCAGGACCGGCGCCGGGTCCGCTCCGGGCTGCAGGCCGGAGACCGGGCCCCGGACGCCGTCCTGCCGGACGGCACGCTCTTCGACCGCTTCCGCGGGCCGTCCCCGACCGTTCTCGTGTACCAGGCCCGTTATGCGGACGCTATCGAGCTGGACGCCGATGCGGCACGGACGTACGGGGTCGGCGGGGGAGGGTTCGTGGTGGTCCGCCCGGACGGGTACGTGGGCCTGCTCGCCGACGCGGACCAGGGTGACGCGGTGGCGGTTTATCGAACCACGCTTTTGTGA